A segment of the Bacillus sp. es.034 genome:
CCGTTACCTGCATTGAAGACAAAGTTAAAGTTATCCACTGCAGGATTACAAGGTCCATTCCTAGAAGCACCACATTCGTTGATGGTCACGTTCAACGTTCCGGTATAGTCCAATATATGACCAAATCTGGTCACTCTGATTTGGGCTCCAGGCTGTGCTCCCCCTTGAGTGTCGAGCTTGAATTTACACGTACAGGCAGGTGGAGCTGGGCAGTTGATGCGGACTGTGAACGGTCCTGCACTGATCGGAATTCCGCCAACGGTTGCTCTGGCTGTCACGGTAACAGTCTCCATCGTTCCTGCAACACCCATGATCGTCGCCGTATAATGTCCATCAGCACCGGTAATAGCCGGGTCTGGATCGATGAATACATTGGTATGGGATTGGACGATATCGAAGAAGACCGCCACTTTCGGGATCGGTGTCATCGTGTCACAGACTACTCTTCCCCTGATGGTACCATCACATTGAATGGTTGGAGGCACAATCAGATTCATGGCTGGATTCGGACAGTTGACACATCCTGCACGTACAAAGTTGGTGTTGGATACAGGGATGCCGTTTACCGTTGCACTTGCCGTATAAGGAACTCCTTCGGTTATCGAGGTCGGGAATGGGACGGTTGCCACACTGGTGTATTCACCATTGGTATTCGTTGTCACGACCATTGGCTGGAAGGTAAGGAGCGGACTGCTTAAAGTCACCTGCACGCCTGGTACCGGAGCACCATCACAAAGGACTCGGCCGGTTATCGGGGCTCTACAACTGATCGGTCCGGGGTTATCTAATTGAATGACGGGGTTTTGACACGGTGGACAGCTGACTTCGACGGAATTGGTTTCAGACACTGAAATTCCGTTTACTTCTGCTCTTGCTGTATAAGTGGATACCCGTTCGGAGGTACCCTGCGGAACACTGAATCTGCCTGAAAATTCACCATTAATATTCGTCGTGACTGTCTGTGAAGCAAAAACAAGGAGAGGGCTGCTTAATCTCACTTGCACTCCCGGTACCAGCCTGCCATCGCACAGAACGCGTCCGGTCACGACACCTTCACAAACGACGGGATTTAGGTCATTGAGGGTAATGACAGGATTCCGACACGCCTGACAATCTACCGTTACCGACTGTGTCTCGGAAGTAACCGGATGCCCGCCGACAATGGCGGTGGCCGTCACTCCGATCGTTTCATCAATTCCGAGGAACGGCACTAATGTGGCGGTATACGTTCCGTCTGGCTTCGTAATCGCGGGGTTCGGCGAAATCGTCACTTTATTGGAGTGATTTTCGATCTTAAACGAGACGGCTGCATCCCGTACAGGTACTCCGTCACAAATCAGTCTTCCAGATATCCCGGTCCCTTGACACCCTAACGGACCCTCGATCGGATTCAGGGTGAGGACTGGATTATCACACAGTATACAACCCGCCCTTACAATGATTGAATCACTGATGGTCTGATCTGATACGGTAGCGGTTGCCGTAATCTGTACATCAGCAGTGATGGGTGTTCCACGAGGGACAGTCACCGTAGTCGTAAATTCACCCCGATTGTTTGTGACCGGAGTTGGGTTGGTGAACTGCAATTCTGGAAAGGTGGAAGTCAGAATAACTTGTACACCTTCTACTGGGGAATGATCACATAATACCCTTCCCCTAACGGTTGCCTCGCAGCTGATGACACCCACTTCCTCCAGCTGGATGACAGAATTATTGCAGTTATGAGGTGGGAATAAATCCGGACATCCTTCTGGTGGACACGAAAGTGTGTCTTTTTTGCTTTTCTTTTTCACATTCAGACCTTCCTTCCTATAAGCTATCAGAATAGTTTATGCGCACTCAAATGGTTCGTTCGCATATTATAGGAAGTTTGAGGGAAATTGAGGTTTTCACCTAAACCGTTGGAGAGTATGTTGGAATTGAAACGATGGCGGAATATCATGACGATAAGTCATAGTCCCCTGACTAAAATGATTACGATAGAGCCAAAAGAACCCATAGCACAGATGCACAAAACAGAGAAAGCAAAAGATGACCTATTTTTGTAAGCAGCATGAGCCATTACGGTTGTAAAAAATAAAAATACCGCCTGAAGAATCAGAGATTGCTGGAAAGGTCCAATGTAAATCAGCAACCCTATCAAAAGGAGGGATATCCCTGCTATTAAACTCACTTGCCATTTCATCTAACCACCCTACCCCTTATAAAATCCGTTCCCTTTCCCCCTCAGTAATCTTGAAGTGAACGTTCATGGAACTTCCCCCATCCACATGCTTGGGGACATCTGATAATTCGAGTAACTCTTTGAACTCAACCGTTTTTTCACGATCGGCTTCTACCGTGATTTTATAAGGACCACCCTCATTCATCAGGGAAGTCAAACGGTGATCAATATCCGGAATATAGGAATCCATAAATTCGATCTCAAATGTCACTGGATCACCGCTATGGTTGGTGATCAGCAGCTGACATTCCCCATTTAATTCATCATCACTGATCCGCTCAAAATCACACGTCCCCATCCCATCGTACGAAATAGCTGCGATTCCTTCGGCAAACGTTTCCTGGTAAACGGAAACGAGTCCAAGAGGCAATAAGGTATAGGCGAATAAAACGATGATCACCGTTCGAACATGGTATTTCGACATTCCCTTTACGAGTAAGATCATCGCAAAGATAAATAAGAACGAACCAATGATGGCGAGTAGGTTGTATCCATCCTGGTCGCTGATAGGAAAGGACATGAAGGTGACACGCTCGAACATGACCCGATTATTGGGATAAGGGAAATAGAGCGACATACAGATTATGAGGATCACGCCAGAAGCAATGAGGTATTTTTTATTTTTTATCATGGCTTTCAACTTCCTTTTGTAAAAAATCCGTTTATAATACTACCAATTATTTCAAACAAATGTGTATTATACAATCCTTTCATTCATTCGTGCGATACTCACTCCCTTTCAAGCGGAAATGGAATTAATCATGCGGGTTTCAAATTTATCGTGCGGGAATGGGAATAATCATTCGGGATGATCAACATTCATGCCAGCTTATCGAATTACCTTCATTTCACCAATCCTCTATACATTTTTTATAAAAATATTAATATCTCGACCGGGATTTGATAGCTATCCAGACCTTTACCGGCGATTTCCTCATCCCATACCCCTATAAAAAGAAAATATATCCAGCAGTTTTATAGTATGATAGTCATAGATTAATGGTATTCACTAACAAAAGGAGTTGGACTAAGATGAGTGACGGAACAAAAGTCATTAAAGACGGCGGGGGCCAAGGTGGCGTCACCTGGAAAGAAGTCTCCCGAAGTACGTCAGGAAGTTATACGATCGTCTTATATAAAAGCGCAAACGGCGGAAGTCAGTGGAAAAGGGTTACATATGACAATAGCGGAAAAATCGTGAAGGTGGTTTACGGGAGTTAACAGGAAAAGGATGATGGTGCAGGAAACCATCATCCTTTTTCCTTAACGGAAGGACTCCGCCATCTGGATCATGTCGTCTTTAGTGAGGGTGATGTCGGACCGTGCCGGCATATATTTCAGTTCATACATAGCCTCACCCTCTATCCAGGTCAGCCTGTTTGACTTTAACGGGCCCTCTGTTTCAGAATAGCTTCCTTTAGAGGTACCGACCTTCACCGGTTCTTCAGATAAAGTCAGATCTAACCCAGGCTCAAGAAGTTGAAATGACATCGTGATCGTCTGCTTTTCCGGACCCATGAGAGTGACGATTTGTGCGTTTCCGTAGGGGCCTTCCTTCTCTTCCGTGCTGACATTTGTCACTTTGAAAGGAACTTTGGTGATGAATTTGAACTCTTTTCCCAGGAATTCCGGACGATCGCTTGCTTCATATAACGGCGCGCTCGCGTTATTCCCGATGATGCCCAGCTGTGTTCCGCCGAAGTACACAAAGATCGAAAGGCATGCGGCGAAAAATAGGAATGACAGGACAGGGGCAAAAACGGGTTTTTTCGAGATGGAAAACGACTTGGATGGCTTAGAATGGATTTCATTCAAGATATTCTCTCTCATCTTATTGGTGAAACCCCTGCCTTTAAAGGTCTCTTCTTTCATTAACCCGCGCAATGATTTCAGTTCATCCATTCTTATACACCTCACTTCGTTTGATCGTGGAACCGAGCAATGCTTTTCCCCTTGTCAGCCGTGTCTTCACCGTATTCGAGTTGATGCCGAGACTCTCACCGATCTCGGCTATCTTCATTTCCTCAAAATAATAGAGGAAAATGACTTCCCGATATTTGAGTGGCAGGGCCAGGACGCTTTGGATCAACTCTGAATTCTGCTCATTTTTGATCACGGTCTGTTCCGGTGCCCCCATCTTCCCTTTCACCAAATCGTTAATCTTGTTGGAGATACTGACCATCCTCGTATCCCAACGTCTTAAATAATCCTTACAATGGTTGATTGCGACAGAAATGATCCATGTCTTCAGGGAGGAATCTTCCCTGAAAGTATCCATCTTTTGATAAAACTTGATGAAGACCTCTTGTGTCAGATCCTCGGCCAGGCCATGTTCTTTTACGTAGGAATAAACAACATAATAAACATCATTCCCGTAATCAGTCATGGCTTCCTCAAGAAGTCGGTCTTTCTCGTATTTCGTCAGCACTTCCATTTTAGAAAATTCACCTGCTTTGTATGTATCATTCATTAGACGCAGCTCAAATGATAAAAGTTTGTTATTTACATTTTTAACCAAAATAAAAACCTGTCGAGTCTCCTCGGTCAGGCTTTCACCGGGCAGTGCCCGCTTTCATTATTACAGAACATTCCATATCATACAATTGTTTCTTTTATTTGTTGAGGGATGAGAGACTACACACAATCAGGAGCTGCGCAGAGTAGTAGGTGGTCATGATGAAGACGGCTGAAAAAGGGATCTCTGATACGAACATATTCCATGACAGAATGGAATCGGATAGAACGAACAGGATACTTCCGGCAATGGCCCACTTGTTTCCGGTCAGGATTGCGGATAAAGCCATTAAGGAAATGACGAGCATGTAGGCAATGACCGGTATAATGAGACCGGCATCCCCATCTGTTCGGAGGGCTGAAATCAGTTGCTGTCCGATCATGAACGAATACAGTGCAATCGGGATGGCAGCTGCAAGTCTCCACTTGTTCATCCGGGATAACTTAATAAAGCCACACAAGTAGAATAGATGTCCGACCAGAAACGCCCCGAGGCCTGCTATAAACGAAAACGCAATGAACGCATCCCCAAGCATGCAAAAGAAGAGGCCAATGAGGATGAATCGCAGTGCCGGTGCTGGGTTGGGAGATACCTGACGGAAGGCGAAGACGATGATGAGAACCATTGGAATGAGCTTAAAGATCACTTTCACGGGTAATGGCTCGGATGGGATGAATAAATAAAGTACTGACATGGCTCCAATCAGGAGGGGAAGTGACCATTTCATCATGTGATAACACGTCCTTTACGTTCTGTTCCTTTTGCTATATATACTCCCTTTTTGAGGTGAATTCCTTTTTTTGATATCTCTATGACAGCATTTCCTTCTATCTTTCCCGAAGAATGTAAGAGGAACGCTTCCCAAATTAATTTGGGCAACAAAAAAAGCCTCGTCACGATCGACGGGCCCCTTATGTCATCCTTCTAAAATACTTCTCCATTTCCCGTTCAGAGATGATCAGTCTCCTTGAGAAATCCTGCGTTCGCACTACATATTCCTTGATGCCAATATATTCGGATTCAACGACCAAATAGAAACAGGAGCCTTTTTTGACTCCCCTGAAATCACGTTTTAATTGAAATTTCTTCATTTTGACTAAAGCCCGTAGATCACTGGCTCTCCTCCACTTGATACGACTGGGGCTGAATCGTTTTGATCTTCTTTATAAAATAATAATGTTTATATAATGCGAGGCCGATGAGGATGATCCGGACAGCGAGAATGTCGACGTACAGGACGGAAAGCAGGATAAAGAAGTCTGCCGTCAGATTGATCCTGATCTTTTCTTTCAGGGTCATGCCCTTTTTTTCGAGAAAGGAGACCACGTATTTTTTGTAGATGTACGTGTTTTTAAACCATGCATCCACTCGCTTTGAGCTCTTGGAGAAAAAGTAAACCGCCAGCAGGTAAAACGGGCCACCAGGCAGAACGGGCAGGATTGTGCCGGCAACCCCGCACACCAAGGCTATGAACCCGAGCAGCATGAACAGGATGCTTTTCATCTTTTTCATTGTCATGATTCATCTCCCCTACCCTTAACCGTTTTCCTTCATTGTACTATAAATATAGCAGAAAGTCGGGTTTGGCGGGTTAGGAGATTATTGTTAATCCGTTATACTCAGCTATCAACACCCCGATCCACCAAAACAAAATCACTCTCCTCCAAAGTCCCTTCCACTTTCCCTGAAGCAGACGCTACCTCAACAGAACTTACCTTCACCTCTTCCTCCTCCAACAATCCCTCAAGCCCCCTCGCAATCCCCGTCAGAGACAGGATCGTCAGGGCGAAAAAGAACATCGGAATCATAAAGATCCACCAGGCGTTGGTCAATTCGACAAAGCTCATGGACATAATGCTTGCCCATTCCTGGACGAAGGGTCGCGGCGGCGGGCACATGGGACCGTAGCACACATCGGTCCCACCGAAGTACAGCTCGAAGAATCCAAGGTGGGCAATGATGAGAAGCACCTGGATCATGATTTTTGGAAAAATGATAAAGAGCCGGGGCTTCAAGTGTGGAAGTACATGTTTCTTGAACAGGAAAGTCTTACTCCCCCCAAGGACCCGCGCACACGTCACGAACTCTTTGTCGAGAATCTGCCGGGTTTCGTTGGATAGGAGAATCGCCGTTGTCGGGGCCGTGATCACGGCCAGGGCAATGGACTGCCAAATGACCCGCTCGGTGAAACTTGTCTCAAATCCTTGCATGGGTTCCCATAGCAATGGGTAAAGCATATTGTAGGCGATAATCGATTGCGGGATGAAGTAAAAGGACGTAAAGGTCGATTGCGCCCACTTTTTTGCCCGGGATTTCGTAAACCCTCCCAGTACTCCGATGACGAAGGAAAGAATGAAGCTGAGGAGGGAGATGCTGATCGCCGCCCCAATGGTATACTGAGCGCCCTCCAATACTTTGTAAAACAAGTGATCCCCTTCCCGGTCCGTCCCGAACGGAAAGTCGGCTGAAGGGGGAAACGGCGCGTCCCCGATGATATTGGCCTCATCATCATAAAGGATATATGTATTCGGTATTTTTTCATCCGTCAGATTAAAGATCATACTCCACCCGACGAGCACGATGATGAACAGTAAACAGATGCTAATGGTGACATGATGCCGATTCCACTTTCTCATAGACTCATCTCCCTGCCAATTTTTCTCGTGATTACAAACTGCATGAATTTTAAAAGGAGATAGAGGGGAACGAATAGCATGATCGACGTAATCGCGAAAATCGCAGGCGTGTTATAGGAAAATAAAAACGATGTGACCCCGAACACATTGAAGAGATATTCCAAGATTAATAGATTCGACAGCATCATCCAGATGATCTGTTTGCCGTGATAGGTGAGACTGACGAGCACATTCCGCATCATATGGATGAACATGATCCGGAATCGGCCAAGCCCCTTCCCCTTCGCAAGCTCCACATAAGGAAGTCCCTCTTCTTCTTTCAAAAAAGACACCATCGATCCCAGAAAAAAGAATGTGGGCAGGATCGAGAGCGTGACCGCAGGAAACAGGATGACCTGATTAACTCCGAGTGATGCGATGTCGACCACGAGAATGCCGGTCTGTTTAAAAAACCAGATCACGAGCATCTGGAGGCTCCCGATGACAAAAATATCAGGCAGCGAGGCGACATAAAACGAGACGGCTTCCACCCCTCTCTGAATCCTTTTCCCGACTGAAAAATAGAGAATCATCAATAAGACTGAACATGTCAACGCCAACCCAAGCGCAAGGAAAAAGATGCGTGCACTGCTCATGAAAGCCTTCAGGATGATGGGAAAGAGAGGACGCTCGATATGCGAGACGGGGTTTGTATAGACGAGATGGTGAGGCTCGACTAATTCCCTGCATACAGCCATTAATTCCTGTCCATATGTCACGAGGGAAAGTGCCTGAGTTTTGAACAGGCCGGATGTGGCACTGACCAGAATGATTCCAAGGATAATGAGAACGGCTTCAAGGCCGGATTGTTTGAGTTGTTTCATCTTTTACCTCCAGTAATGACTACTGCTAATCATTACCAATATACCAGATTTGAAAATTCTGTCAATTACACCCTTGCCGCAACGCAGAAAAAACGAAAAATGGTCAGGGCTATCAGCCGCTGACCATTTTCCTTCAATTAAAAAATCACCTTCCGATCCCGCTCATCTTTCAATATCTCAACTGCTTCCCGGAATCGTTGGGAGTGGATGATTTCCCGTTCCCGTAAGAAGCGCAGTCCGTCATTCAAGTCAGGGTCATCGCTCATATTGATGATCCATTGATAAGTGGCCCTTGCTTTTTCTTCAGCCGCGATATCTTCATAGAGGTCGGCGATCGGGTCACCTTTTGCCTGGATGTAGGAGGCGGTGAAGGGGACCCCGGCTGCGTTTTGGTAGAAGATCGCACCGTCATGATTCACATAGTGGGGATCGAGACCCGCATCTTTCATTTGTTGCGGTGTCGCGTCTTTCACGAGTTTATACACCATGGTGGCGATCATTTCCAAATGGGCGAATTCTTCGGTCCCGATGTCGGTCAGTAAGCCGATGACCTTATCGGGAATCGTATAACGCTGATTCAAATATCGCAGGGCTGCCGCCAATTCTCCATCGGCGCCGCCGTATTGCTCGATCAGAAATTTAGCCAGTTTCGGATTACATGTACTGACCCGTACAGGATATTGAAGTTTTTTTTCATAAACCCACATAGTGTCTATCCTCTCCTTTATTCCGTTTTAGACCTGCCACGGCCAAGGCGCGTCTTTCCAGTCCCACGGATAATTTGAATAGCTGTATCCGAACCCGGTCAAGGGACCGAATTCCTTTTCGAATTTCTTTTTGATTTTTTTCCTCATCCGTACATATTCGTTGTACTGTTTGATGGCTTCGTAATCTTCAGGATGAGTATCTAAGTACAGTGTCAGTTCGACGATGACGAAATCAACGGTCTGAAGTTCCTCCATCACTTCGTAATAATGAGCCGGAAGCTGCTTCATCAGGAATCACCATCTCCATTCAGTTCATAAGGGCTATAGTATGGATCGTAGAACGCCTTCCACAGCGTTCCGTTCCGCAGTGCCTCCCGAGGGGTGAACTGCTCCAGATTGGCAGGCTGAAACCCCATATAGAGATTAGGCGGTGTTGAATACACCTTCTTTGTAATCGGCGGACAAGGATCAAAGGGACTGACGTATGGATGATACACTTTATAGTTCGTATTCAAGGTACTCCCTCCTGATTTGACAATATCTTTCTATTGTTATGCAGAAGGTTCCTCACCCATGACGATCAAATGGAATTGGGACCCTTTTTAATAAATTGTCCTCTATCTGCACATCTTACAAAAGTGACGTAAAAATGTGAGAAGAGGTGCGTAAATATGACCATCATTGAACTGTCTTTCAGACTCATCCTTTCCTTCCTCCTACTATTGACCATGACCCGCATAATGGGAAGAAAAGAGATATCCCAGATGACCTTCTTTAACTTTGTATCAGCCATCGCCATCGGGACGTTGGGAGCTTCCCTTGCAATCGATTCAACGGTGAGTGTACGGAATGGAGTATTCGCCTTGGCGGGGTGGACTATTTTCACGGTTGTAATGGGCTATGCTGACCTTAAGTCGAAAGCATTCAGAAAAGCCGTTGAAGGGGTGCCCCGGGTTGTTGTCCGCAAAGGGGAAGTGATGGATGCTGAATTGAGTAAAGTACGACTGGATCTGGATGCTCTGAACGTTTTGCTGAGAAAGAAGAACGTCTTTTCCATAAAGGAAGTGGACTATGCCATTTTTGAAACAGATGGAACCCTCTCTGTCATGAAAAAGGAGCAAGATCAACCCGTTACCAAGGGAGATCAACAGACGTTCAAAAGTCCGGGTTCCACCCATCAGGTGGCTATGCCCACCGCCTTGATAGAAGATGGAAAAATCGTGATGGACAGTCTGCGCGAGCTTCATCTGGATGAAAGCTGGCTGAAGGAACAATTAACCTCACAAGGTATTACTGACATGACAGATGTGTTCTATGCAGAAATTCAAAAAGACGGGACGCTTGCAATAGATCGATACAATGATGTCCAGCACTGACTCAACAAAATGCGTGACCCACTTCCCGGGTTGTGCAATCCAAGCAAAACGAATCAAATGTATCACTAACTGATACATACTTTCCTGCCTTTTCGAGAAAAATATACCTTGTGCTCGTACAATCGTTTTCGAAAGGTGGCACACAACTATGACAATCAGGAGGATGATGATGGGTATTTTAAGTGGAAATCCACAAGAAGAACCATTGCATTACGGTGAAGTATTTGGAGCATGGAACTATTTATTGACGGCGAAAGCCACTGTGGCCGGGTATCAAATGCAGCTTAATCATGCCGGTGATGATGATCTGAAGAAATTACTGAAAGACAGCATCGAAGGCGGTCAGGAAGAAATCAAACAAGTGGAGAAACTGTTAAAGGAAAATGGGATCGGACTTCCTCCCACTCCACCAGAGCCTCCACATGCGTGTCTGGATGATATCCCGACTGGTGCCCGTATGCCGGATCCATCCATTGCAGCAGGAATGTCGGCCAATATCGCTGCCGGCTTAGTCGCATGCAGCGCGATCATGGGACAAAGCATCCGTGAAGATGTTGCGATGATGTTTGGCCAATTCCATATGCAAAAAGCTCAATTGGGAGCCAAAGTCTTGAAGCTCAATAAAGAAAAGGGATGGTTGATTCCTCCCCCGCTTCATAAAAACAAAAATGAACATTGTGAGTAATCCATGAAATAAAAAGATTCTCAGGTCTGATATCCATTCAACCTGAGAGTCTTTTTTATTTGAAGCAGTGATGGTAACCATCCAAGGTGAAATGGTCTCCATTACGGATTCAAAATCACCTTGATACATTCGTCTTCTTTCTTGTTAAAGAGATGGTACCCTTTTGCTGCATCTTCAAGCTTAAGTTTATGTGTAATGATGGACGTCGAGTCGATTTCACCTTTGACAATCTGTTCGTATAGGGGATTCATGTAAGCCCTCGCTGGCGCCTGCCCCATTTTCAACGTCACATTGCGGGAAAAGAATGCTCCAAGCGGGAACATATTGTAGAGGCCACCGTATACCCCGGTCAGTTGAACCGTTCCGCACTTCCTGACGGCTTTCATAATGGTTTCCTCCTTATTTACTGTAGGTGTTTTGGGGGAGGATTAACGGAAGAGTCTTGGTTGATTTCTTTAAAGATATCTTCCCCTCCTCTATTTTGGCTGACCGATCTGCCCGAAGTCTGGGGTACTTGAAGCAGGTTGATCAGTCTTTGCACTTCTGCCTGTAGCTGGGCGAATTCCTTCATCGTCACCGGCTTTGCGCTTGGCATCAACTCCACTCCCACTTGGCCATTCGGCTCAAGGGTCGCCCATTTCACATCTGACAGTTGACTTACTCCCTGCTGCCTTAATTTCATTTCAAGCTGGTCGACTGTCATCCTTAACTTTTTAAAGTTTTTTTCAATGATGACCCCATCCTCCATCAAAATTTTGGACCTTCCAGTGATGAACTGTTCGACACGATCTGATTTCACCTGGAGGTATTCGATCACAATGAGGGTGAGGACGAGAATCAACCCGACTCCGATCGTCGTCCAAATATTTTTACCGGCCACCGGTTGAATGAGTAGTGATCCGATCCCGATCATGATGACCGTCTGGGCAAGTGTCATCTGGGATATCGACTTTCTCCCGGCGACCCTTAGCAATAAAGTGCCTGCTAATACGATGAGAATGGCTTTCCAAATCCAATCCAAATCCATTTTTTCTCAGTCCCTTCTTTCGCTAAAAATCCCTCTTCAGGTGAAGAGGGAAATGGGTATGTGTTGTTTACTTTTCCCCAAGGGTGCAACATTATCCTTGTTAAATGGGCTAATGCCCGTTCCAATCAGCAGGTAAAGCTCTCTCATCAAAATGTTCGATCAAGTCGCTTAAGGAATCTTCCAGCTCTTTACCCTCCATCACTTCTCCATGACCAGTGACCGCTCTCGCCGGATTCAGATTGGATAATGTCTTCACCGACTCCCTGGCCGCCTCCCAATCCATCGTGAAATATTTAGGAGGACCGCTGATTTCTTTTTTCTGAAGCACGACCTTATATAAGGATTCCTGCTTCACTGTCACAAATGCGTCCCCTGCAATCAATGTCCCGTCGTTCTCACGATAAATGGACACATGTCCCGGTGTGTGACCTGGTGTATGGACCCATTTCCACCCAGGCATAAAGGGAACCTCACCATTTGCCGGAAGCATGTGAAGGCTGTCAGAAACATCAATGCCGTGATGTGGGTATAGGGGGGACAATTCGCTCACCAATCCCCCATCCACGGTCGGATCTCCTTTTGGATAATCCTTTTTTCCGTTGAGGTAAGGGATTTCCAGTTCATGTGCAAACACGGGCACATCCCATTCTTCTAAGAGCGGCTCCAATGAACCGACATGATCGAAATGCCCATGTGTCAACACAATCGCCCTTGGTTTACCGGAATGTCCGAAGCGTTCTTCTGCCGCCTCCATGATTCTTTCCTTTGAATGAGGCATCCCACAATCAATCAGCACCCATTCCCTGCTTCCCGGAGTCCCGTAGAAACAGATATTGACGATCTGATTGGTCCAATAATACAGGTCGTTGCGCACTTCCTTCCCCTTTCCACTGTTTATACTGTAGAAAGGGAGATGGGAATCGGAAAAATCGCTATCCAAAGGTTTCATTTTTTACCTCCTTCTGTCGCTGAACCAGACTTTTCAGGCTTGATAAAAATCAACACAAGCAAAAACATCAGAATGCCAAGGACTCCCGCTCCAATGAGGCTTACATTCAGGAGGGATTTCATCAATACAGCCATGAGCGGCGGACCTGCAGCCACCCCGATGAACCGGGATGAACTATAGAAGGAGGAAATCGTTCCCCTCTCTTCTTTCTCGATGTTTTCAGTGATCAACGCGTCCATCGTCGGCAGGAGAGCTCCGATCGAGAGACCGAGGAAGCTTGAGACCACCAGGAGAAGAATCAGTCGCTGATCGACAAATCCGATCAAGGCGACACTGATGCTCATCAGAACCAAACTCACCGTCATGATCACCTTCATGACCTTCAGTTCACCTTTGATCTTCCTGCCTGTAATAAAGGAAGAAATGCAGAGCGCCAGTAATGGAATGGCAAGAACAAAGCCTTTTTTCACCCC
Coding sequences within it:
- a CDS encoding sigma-70 family RNA polymerase sigma factor, with product MNDTYKAGEFSKMEVLTKYEKDRLLEEAMTDYGNDVYYVVYSYVKEHGLAEDLTQEVFIKFYQKMDTFREDSSLKTWIISVAINHCKDYLRRWDTRMVSISNKINDLVKGKMGAPEQTVIKNEQNSELIQSVLALPLKYREVIFLYYFEEMKIAEIGESLGINSNTVKTRLTRGKALLGSTIKRSEVYKNG
- a CDS encoding lysoplasmalogenase, translating into MMKWSLPLLIGAMSVLYLFIPSEPLPVKVIFKLIPMVLIIVFAFRQVSPNPAPALRFILIGLFFCMLGDAFIAFSFIAGLGAFLVGHLFYLCGFIKLSRMNKWRLAAAIPIALYSFMIGQQLISALRTDGDAGLIIPVIAYMLVISLMALSAILTGNKWAIAGSILFVLSDSILSWNMFVSEIPFSAVFIMTTYYSAQLLIVCSLSSLNK
- a CDS encoding YbaN family protein — its product is MTMKKMKSILFMLLGFIALVCGVAGTILPVLPGGPFYLLAVYFFSKSSKRVDAWFKNTYIYKKYVVSFLEKKGMTLKEKIRINLTADFFILLSVLYVDILAVRIILIGLALYKHYYFIKKIKTIQPQSYQVEESQ
- a CDS encoding ABC transporter permease subunit; translation: MRKWNRHHVTISICLLFIIVLVGWSMIFNLTDEKIPNTYILYDDEANIIGDAPFPPSADFPFGTDREGDHLFYKVLEGAQYTIGAAISISLLSFILSFVIGVLGGFTKSRAKKWAQSTFTSFYFIPQSIIAYNMLYPLLWEPMQGFETSFTERVIWQSIALAVITAPTTAILLSNETRQILDKEFVTCARVLGGSKTFLFKKHVLPHLKPRLFIIFPKIMIQVLLIIAHLGFFELYFGGTDVCYGPMCPPPRPFVQEWASIMSMSFVELTNAWWIFMIPMFFFALTILSLTGIARGLEGLLEEEEVKVSSVEVASASGKVEGTLEESDFVLVDRGVDS
- a CDS encoding manganese catalase family protein; the encoded protein is MWVYEKKLQYPVRVSTCNPKLAKFLIEQYGGADGELAAALRYLNQRYTIPDKVIGLLTDIGTEEFAHLEMIATMVYKLVKDATPQQMKDAGLDPHYVNHDGAIFYQNAAGVPFTASYIQAKGDPIADLYEDIAAEEKARATYQWIINMSDDPDLNDGLRFLREREIIHSQRFREAVEILKDERDRKVIF
- a CDS encoding spore coat protein CotJB; translated protein: MKQLPAHYYEVMEELQTVDFVIVELTLYLDTHPEDYEAIKQYNEYVRMRKKIKKKFEKEFGPLTGFGYSYSNYPWDWKDAPWPWQV
- a CDS encoding spore coat associated protein CotJA — protein: MNTNYKVYHPYVSPFDPCPPITKKVYSTPPNLYMGFQPANLEQFTPREALRNGTLWKAFYDPYYSPYELNGDGDS
- a CDS encoding DUF421 domain-containing protein → MTIIELSFRLILSFLLLLTMTRIMGRKEISQMTFFNFVSAIAIGTLGASLAIDSTVSVRNGVFALAGWTIFTVVMGYADLKSKAFRKAVEGVPRVVVRKGEVMDAELSKVRLDLDALNVLLRKKNVFSIKEVDYAIFETDGTLSVMKKEQDQPVTKGDQQTFKSPGSTHQVAMPTALIEDGKIVMDSLRELHLDESWLKEQLTSQGITDMTDVFYAEIQKDGTLAIDRYNDVQH
- a CDS encoding DUF3231 family protein; this encodes MGILSGNPQEEPLHYGEVFGAWNYLLTAKATVAGYQMQLNHAGDDDLKKLLKDSIEGGQEEIKQVEKLLKENGIGLPPTPPEPPHACLDDIPTGARMPDPSIAAGMSANIAAGLVACSAIMGQSIREDVAMMFGQFHMQKAQLGAKVLKLNKEKGWLIPPPLHKNKNEHCE
- a CDS encoding DUF421 domain-containing protein: MDLDWIWKAILIVLAGTLLLRVAGRKSISQMTLAQTVIMIGIGSLLIQPVAGKNIWTTIGVGLILVLTLIVIEYLQVKSDRVEQFITGRSKILMEDGVIIEKNFKKLRMTVDQLEMKLRQQGVSQLSDVKWATLEPNGQVGVELMPSAKPVTMKEFAQLQAEVQRLINLLQVPQTSGRSVSQNRGGEDIFKEINQDSSVNPPPKHLQ